A single genomic interval of Deltaproteobacteria bacterium harbors:
- a CDS encoding AAA family ATPase, which produces MKRKKLPIGIQTFSKIREDDYYYVDKTHLIKKLVESGNSYFFLSRPRRFGKSLFLDTLAEAFTGNKELFNGL; this is translated from the coding sequence ATGAAACGAAAAAAGCTTCCCATAGGGATACAGACATTTTCCAAGATAAGAGAAGATGATTATTACTATGTAGATAAGACACATTTAATCAAAAAGCTTGTAGAAAGTGGAAATAGCTATTTTTTCCTCTCTCGGCCCAGAAGATTTGGAAAATCCTTGTTTTTAGATACATTAGCAGAGGCCTTTACTGGCAACAAGGAGCTTTTTAATGGCCT
- a CDS encoding Mrp/NBP35 family ATP-binding protein — MALFRKKGKEKVTSEGGGGSSCPSGQPGASCKSCSTASCPSRQKEAVNARLARIRSKIVVMSGKGGVGKSTVAATIARGLARRGRSVGLLDVDFHGPSLPRILGAVGKKAALKGDAIIPVQVEDRLSVMSLGFLLPDAKEAVIWRGPIKMNLIKQFLEDVDWGDLDYLVVDCPPGTGDEPLSVLQTLGSDAKAVIVTTPQAVAVDDVRRSITFCEKLGNAVLGVVENMSGFRCPGCGQVHDLFGTGGGKALADEMGVPFLGSIPLAPAIRLAGDQDGSASDAADPAVELAQGIIDTIEERAAKKDG, encoded by the coding sequence ATGGCCTTGTTCAGGAAAAAGGGCAAGGAAAAAGTGACATCGGAGGGAGGAGGAGGTTCCTCCTGCCCGTCCGGACAGCCCGGCGCATCGTGCAAGTCATGTTCTACCGCCAGCTGTCCATCCCGCCAGAAAGAGGCCGTGAACGCCCGGCTGGCGCGCATCCGTTCCAAGATAGTCGTTATGTCCGGAAAGGGCGGGGTGGGGAAAAGCACCGTGGCGGCGACGATCGCCCGTGGTCTTGCCCGCCGCGGACGTTCCGTGGGGCTTCTCGATGTGGATTTCCACGGTCCGAGTCTTCCAAGGATCCTCGGTGCCGTTGGGAAAAAGGCTGCACTCAAGGGGGATGCCATCATACCCGTTCAGGTCGAGGATCGCCTTTCCGTCATGTCCCTCGGATTTCTTCTTCCTGACGCCAAGGAGGCGGTCATATGGCGGGGTCCCATCAAGATGAACCTTATTAAGCAGTTCCTCGAGGACGTGGATTGGGGGGACCTGGATTATCTCGTGGTGGATTGCCCTCCGGGTACTGGAGACGAACCCCTCTCCGTCCTTCAGACACTTGGATCCGATGCCAAGGCGGTCATCGTCACCACCCCACAGGCCGTGGCAGTGGACGATGTGAGACGTTCCATCACCTTTTGCGAAAAGCTCGGAAACGCCGTTCTCGGCGTTGTGGAGAACATGAGCGGTTTCCGGTGCCCTGGGTGCGGCCAGGTCCACGACCTCTTCGGAACGGGGGGAGGAAAGGCCCTCGCGGACGAGATGGGCGTGCCTTTTCTCGGTAGCATCCCTTTGGCACCCGCAATCCGTCTTGCCGGGGACCAGGATGGATCAGCGTCCGATGCCGCAGATCCGGCTGTTGAACTCGCTCAAGGCATCATCGACACTATCGAGGAACGCGCTGCAAAAAAGGATGGATGA